The Prosthecobacter vanneervenii genome has a segment encoding these proteins:
- a CDS encoding class I SAM-dependent methyltransferase, with product MGWFYKLLKKEEFLPTRLGMFVNSSYLIRRALGKAVVKHSGEMRGTMVDFGCGTAPYRQLFKIDHYLGLEIDSPGYPLKNAHSTLLYSGDLIPLENESVDSILMTEVLEHVFNPAQVLAEFHRILRPGGCVLITCPFSWPLHEEPYDYARYTPFALQHLVQAAGLELKSIEKSGNWTLLQIQLLLTYSVQNLLPQEGRLNRVGKIIYCTILNPLALVLNFLLPKDERLYFNNIVVARKKCGSSEK from the coding sequence ATGGGCTGGTTTTATAAACTTCTTAAGAAAGAAGAGTTTCTTCCTACTCGTCTTGGGATGTTCGTTAATTCCTCTTATCTGATCCGCCGCGCGCTTGGTAAGGCTGTCGTAAAGCACAGCGGCGAGATGCGCGGGACGATGGTGGATTTTGGCTGCGGGACCGCCCCTTACCGGCAACTTTTCAAAATCGACCACTACTTGGGGCTGGAGATTGACTCCCCCGGGTATCCATTGAAGAACGCGCATTCGACATTGCTTTACTCCGGTGATCTCATACCGCTGGAAAATGAAAGTGTGGACAGCATTTTAATGACGGAAGTGCTGGAGCATGTTTTCAATCCAGCGCAGGTGCTGGCTGAGTTCCATCGTATCCTCCGACCCGGTGGTTGTGTGCTCATTACTTGTCCCTTTTCCTGGCCATTGCATGAGGAACCCTACGACTATGCTCGCTACACCCCATTCGCATTGCAGCACCTTGTTCAGGCCGCTGGTTTGGAACTGAAGTCTATCGAGAAATCTGGCAATTGGACACTCCTGCAGATTCAACTTCTTCTGACTTACAGCGTGCAGAATCTCCTTCCCCAGGAGGGTCGTCTCAATCGCGTGGGCAAGATCATTTATTGCACCATCCTCAATCCGCTTGCCTTGGTATTAAATTTTTTGCTGCCCAAGGATGAGCGCCTTTACTTCAACAACATTGTTGTAGCTCGAAAGAAGTGCGGCAGCAGTGAGAAATGA
- a CDS encoding NAD-dependent epimerase/dehydratase family protein produces MNLSTASKSALIGHTGLVGGNLARQHHFDEFFNSSNIGDIVGNHYDLLVCSGVSGTKWIANLHPDKDKDNIDQLMHHLRHVTARRLILISTVDVYGNPSQVNEDSVVDPQYQTPYGRHRHHFEKSICEHFPNVTIIRLPAIYGWGLKKNALFDLIHDHEVEKINAHAVYQFYCLDRLWHDIEICLAHELPLVNVATEPLGISAVARELFNVELTNGAAETAAKYDFRTKYAALFNGSNGYFHDKATAMIDIAAFVAQQRRARVS; encoded by the coding sequence GTGAATTTATCAACCGCGTCAAAGTCAGCATTGATCGGTCACACCGGTCTGGTTGGTGGCAATTTGGCTCGTCAGCACCATTTTGACGAATTCTTCAATTCCAGTAATATTGGAGATATAGTCGGCAACCACTACGATCTGCTGGTGTGCAGTGGAGTATCTGGAACAAAATGGATCGCAAACCTTCATCCTGACAAGGACAAGGACAACATTGATCAGCTGATGCATCACCTCAGGCATGTCACGGCACGTCGGCTGATTCTGATTTCGACCGTGGACGTGTATGGGAATCCCAGTCAAGTGAATGAAGATTCGGTGGTTGATCCGCAGTATCAGACACCTTATGGCAGGCACCGGCACCATTTTGAAAAGTCAATCTGCGAGCATTTTCCGAATGTGACGATCATTCGTCTGCCTGCCATATACGGTTGGGGATTGAAAAAGAATGCGCTCTTCGATCTGATTCACGACCACGAGGTCGAAAAGATCAATGCCCATGCGGTTTACCAGTTCTATTGCCTCGATCGGCTTTGGCATGACATTGAGATCTGCCTCGCTCACGAACTGCCCTTGGTTAATGTAGCGACCGAACCCCTGGGCATCAGCGCGGTTGCACGGGAGCTTTTCAATGTCGAGCTGACAAATGGGGCTGCGGAGACAGCAGCTAAGTATGATTTCCGCACGAAATACGCAGCTCTTTTCAATGGCAGTAACGGCTATTTTCACGACAAGGCCACAGCGATGATAGACATCGCCGCGTTTGTGGCGCAGCAGCGTCGTGCGCGCGTTTCCTGA
- a CDS encoding glycosyltransferase: MNKAPQTNAKSPPRVAVVMPAYNVAGVVAQAIAALPPHCVDEIFVVDDGSHDGTGKVAAEAGGTVITHTTNKGYGGAQKSGYKAAIESNSDIVVLVHGDNQYDPSFAELFIAKIRDEGFDVVTGTRMVLGDALSNNMPIWKYIPIRATTWLQNLMLGTSISDYHDGYRAYSGSFLRSVPLDQLSNRFDFDFDMMIQAAVKKSRIAEIPHPTRYGKEHSQLPFGKAVACQLTIFKSAFKFLLHRLGLMRQDTYERRA; the protein is encoded by the coding sequence ATGAACAAAGCTCCCCAAACCAATGCGAAAAGTCCGCCACGTGTTGCTGTTGTAATGCCAGCTTACAATGTCGCTGGGGTCGTCGCACAAGCCATTGCTGCACTGCCCCCCCATTGTGTTGATGAGATTTTTGTCGTGGACGATGGAAGCCACGACGGCACAGGCAAGGTTGCTGCGGAGGCAGGAGGAACGGTCATCACCCACACCACCAACAAGGGCTATGGCGGTGCTCAGAAATCAGGTTACAAGGCCGCGATTGAAAGCAACTCTGACATCGTGGTGCTCGTCCACGGGGACAATCAATATGACCCCTCCTTTGCAGAGCTCTTCATTGCCAAAATCCGTGACGAGGGTTTCGATGTGGTCACGGGCACTCGCATGGTGCTGGGAGATGCGCTTAGCAACAACATGCCGATCTGGAAGTACATCCCCATTCGGGCCACGACGTGGCTGCAAAACCTCATGCTGGGCACCAGCATCAGCGACTATCATGATGGCTATCGCGCCTACAGCGGCTCCTTCTTGCGTTCGGTTCCGCTGGATCAGTTGAGCAACCGCTTTGACTTTGACTTTGACATGATGATCCAGGCAGCTGTTAAAAAGTCTCGAATTGCCGAAATTCCCCACCCGACACGCTATGGCAAGGAGCATTCCCAGCTTCCTTTCGGCAAAGCAGTGGCGTGCCAGCTCACGATTTTCAAATCAGCGTTTAAGTTCCTTCTGCATCGTCTGGGACTCATGCGTCAGGATACTTATGAGCGCAGAGCCTGA
- a CDS encoding NAD(P)/FAD-dependent oxidoreductase, which produces MRSIIIAGGGYFGCSIALMLHARGWRAIVIEEADDLLTQASRINQARVHGGYHYPRSLMTAYRSRQNYERFRQSNRSAIVDEFTKVYAVARNFSKVTANQFETFMKRVGAPLKEPPAAIQRLFDPALTERSWIAQECAFDFSVLRDTLRQKMEAAGIEVRLRSTVLTASPHLSGAVAGLSDGSEIECRFILNVTYAGLNRITAASGLPPVPLKYELAELALVKLPPELDGISVTMMCGPFFSFLPFPSLGLTTLSHVRYTPHASWTEKDHRLAETPYETFNAMGKHSHFKLMLADASRFLPALSGARYHDSLWTIKTILPLSEIDDGRPILFHRDPVMPSVIHVMGGKIDNIFDVEVEIDELLKNAG; this is translated from the coding sequence ATGCGCTCGATCATCATTGCAGGCGGCGGCTATTTTGGCTGCTCCATCGCGCTGATGCTCCATGCCAGGGGCTGGCGTGCCATCGTGATTGAAGAAGCAGACGATCTGCTCACGCAGGCCTCCCGGATCAACCAGGCGCGGGTTCATGGCGGTTATCACTATCCGCGCAGCCTTATGACGGCCTATCGCTCACGTCAGAACTATGAGCGCTTCCGCCAGTCGAATCGGTCGGCCATTGTGGATGAGTTTACGAAAGTTTATGCCGTGGCACGGAACTTTTCAAAAGTCACCGCGAACCAGTTTGAGACCTTCATGAAGCGTGTGGGAGCTCCGTTGAAAGAGCCGCCTGCTGCGATCCAACGCCTGTTTGACCCTGCGCTTACCGAGCGATCATGGATCGCACAGGAATGCGCTTTCGACTTCTCTGTCCTCAGGGACACCCTGCGCCAAAAAATGGAAGCCGCAGGAATTGAAGTCCGTTTGCGCTCAACAGTTCTTACTGCTTCTCCACATCTTTCCGGGGCCGTGGCTGGACTTTCGGATGGTTCGGAAATTGAATGTCGGTTCATTCTCAACGTCACTTATGCCGGCTTGAACCGCATCACAGCCGCTTCAGGTCTTCCTCCTGTTCCACTGAAATATGAACTCGCAGAACTCGCCCTGGTGAAATTGCCGCCAGAATTAGATGGAATTTCAGTGACAATGATGTGCGGCCCGTTTTTTTCATTCCTGCCGTTTCCATCTTTGGGTTTGACTACGCTAAGTCATGTGCGCTACACACCGCATGCCAGCTGGACTGAAAAGGACCATAGGCTGGCCGAAACTCCCTATGAGACTTTCAATGCCATGGGCAAACATAGTCACTTTAAACTGATGTTGGCCGATGCTTCCCGCTTCTTGCCCGCTCTCAGCGGTGCCAGATACCATGATTCGTTATGGACAATCAAAACCATCCTGCCTTTGAGCGAGATCGACGATGGCCGCCCAATACTTTTTCATCGCGATCCCGTCATGCCTTCCGTCATTCATGTGATGGGCGGCAAGATCGACAACATCTTCGATGTGGAAGTCGAGATCGATGAATTGCTGAAAAATGCTGGATGA
- a CDS encoding glycosyltransferase, with protein MDNNTVISIVVPLQQDAGLVEEVVNGIDLVLKDRYRFFEIVLVDDGSSDGTNAAIQPLLKKIRRIRYMLLSKTFGREVALTAGIESAIGDYVVTLDPRTDPFDLIPLMIDSCRKSGGIVHGMAENLLRRWFFREWCGSLFRSYCRKHLGVDLKHGVSDFRVMSRQAVNALLQVREQSRYLRVMTLSLGYQHDFYPYQVKHRKGYRPPAWHNEVVTAVNLLAANTRHPLRIVTAVGVLGALLNLSYACYVMVVYLLRPSVAEGWTTLSLQASGMFFLICLILAVLSEYVGVILGEVRTRPLYFIAQELNSSVLLEDTIQSSIVKESVGE; from the coding sequence ATGGACAACAACACCGTAATCAGCATCGTCGTTCCCTTGCAGCAGGATGCTGGTCTCGTGGAGGAAGTGGTGAATGGAATTGACCTTGTCCTGAAAGATCGTTACCGCTTTTTTGAGATCGTTCTCGTGGATGACGGCTCCAGTGATGGCACCAATGCAGCTATACAGCCACTGCTGAAGAAAATTCGGCGCATTCGCTACATGTTGCTCTCAAAGACTTTTGGCAGGGAGGTGGCTCTGACGGCCGGCATTGAATCTGCCATCGGCGACTACGTCGTCACCCTCGATCCGCGAACAGACCCATTTGATCTTATTCCATTGATGATTGACAGCTGTCGAAAGAGCGGGGGAATTGTTCATGGCATGGCGGAGAATCTGCTGAGGCGGTGGTTTTTTCGTGAATGGTGCGGCAGCTTGTTCCGCAGCTACTGCCGCAAACACCTTGGTGTTGACCTCAAACACGGTGTCTCTGATTTTCGCGTCATGAGCCGTCAGGCGGTGAACGCCTTGCTGCAAGTGCGTGAGCAGAGCCGCTATCTGCGAGTGATGACCCTCTCGCTTGGATATCAGCACGATTTTTATCCGTATCAGGTTAAGCATCGCAAGGGCTACCGTCCTCCGGCATGGCACAATGAAGTTGTCACTGCCGTCAATTTGCTTGCAGCAAATACGCGCCACCCGCTGCGGATTGTGACCGCCGTCGGAGTCTTGGGCGCATTGTTAAATCTTTCTTACGCCTGCTATGTCATGGTGGTTTACTTGCTGCGGCCCTCGGTGGCAGAAGGATGGACGACCCTTTCGCTCCAAGCCAGCGGCATGTTTTTTCTTATTTGCCTCATCCTTGCTGTTCTCAGCGAGTATGTGGGTGTCATCCTTGGGGAAGTGCGGACCCGCCCCTTGTACTTCATCGCTCAAGAGCTTAACAGCTCGGTGCTTTTAGAAGACACAATCCAATCCAGCATTGTCAAAGAATCGGTGGGCGAATAA
- a CDS encoding acyltransferase family protein, giving the protein MQKRDISTEIVRPQASHERIIALDALRVIAAFIVLAQHFRLVFELNWPEWLRKGLFDSKGAVMLFFVLSGYVLALSLGSRLPSFMAYVKFVVRRLFRLFPVYWAALLLAFAVLWCVQKHGAGQVTGLPAWFLDSRDMQWKQWLLQSTLVAPGMKSDFSLPTVWTLMTEAKVSMVFPLLAWVILRSPGWLAGALVAALVLGSAWLDQHVVGTAAFLGMFALGTLLCRLPSTAWSRLNQAAWWGLMLLGLGLYAAISWRYVMPSIWLGYYLCGLGSLIFIAGTIHWPRMRSLLTRLQQLLRVDLSYSIYILHYPVLVALKKLCGSAIPASPLLAFMLALGLTVGLGLLLHFTIEMPAIELGRRLTRSRTAQQSVLPHE; this is encoded by the coding sequence ATGCAGAAGCGCGATATCAGTACGGAAATCGTTAGGCCCCAAGCCTCGCATGAGCGCATCATTGCTCTGGACGCATTGCGAGTCATCGCTGCCTTCATCGTGTTAGCGCAGCATTTTCGTCTGGTCTTCGAACTCAACTGGCCCGAGTGGCTGCGCAAAGGCTTGTTCGACTCCAAAGGGGCGGTGATGCTGTTTTTTGTGCTCAGCGGCTATGTGCTTGCCTTGTCTCTCGGAAGCAGGCTTCCCTCATTCATGGCATATGTGAAGTTTGTCGTGCGCCGTCTCTTTCGTCTCTTTCCTGTCTATTGGGCTGCTCTACTGTTGGCTTTTGCTGTCTTGTGGTGTGTGCAAAAGCATGGGGCAGGGCAGGTGACAGGACTGCCCGCCTGGTTTCTTGATAGCAGAGACATGCAATGGAAACAATGGTTGCTGCAGAGCACGCTCGTCGCCCCTGGCATGAAGTCCGACTTTTCCTTGCCCACGGTATGGACGCTGATGACCGAGGCCAAGGTCTCCATGGTCTTTCCATTGCTTGCATGGGTGATCTTGCGCAGTCCTGGCTGGCTGGCTGGCGCTCTGGTTGCCGCTTTGGTGCTTGGCAGCGCTTGGCTGGACCAGCATGTCGTCGGCACCGCAGCTTTTCTCGGCATGTTTGCTCTCGGCACGTTGCTGTGCCGCTTGCCTTCCACTGCATGGAGCCGGCTGAATCAAGCCGCATGGTGGGGCCTGATGCTTCTGGGCCTCGGGCTGTATGCCGCCATCTCCTGGCGCTATGTGATGCCCAGCATTTGGCTTGGCTACTATCTTTGTGGCCTTGGTTCGCTCATCTTCATCGCGGGCACGATCCATTGGCCGCGCATGCGTTCTTTATTGACACGGCTGCAGCAGCTTCTGCGTGTGGACCTCTCCTACAGCATCTATATCCTCCACTACCCGGTGTTGGTGGCGTTGAAAAAACTCTGCGGGTCGGCTATCCCAGCTTCGCCACTGCTGGCTTTCATGCTTGCCTTGGGATTGACGGTAGGACTCGGCCTGCTGCTTCATTTCACAATCGAGATGCCAGCTATTGAGCTTGGCCGAAGGCTGACGCGTTCCAGGACAGCTCAGCAGTCCGTTCTGCCTCATGAGTGA
- a CDS encoding glycosyltransferase family 4 protein yields MSDEVQICQIFPHYAPVLAGAAERFRRYAPGLHARGVKTSVITSRSDPSLPLEETLEGLVSVSRMEVGLDARARDQRLFRAAAAHLQRQGMAGAQVVQTIKIDRRLFRSLLSIKRQGRALMFVSTMVEPETWGRTALHRWANLQLQILSQRLFDAVVVGSPVMAAAQRRMGVGECRLHIISHGVDTHRFQPAEPDQPLPALVEKVLPAGAKVCLYVGHLIPRKGVLTLLEAWPEVAMRHPDAWLVLVGALQRPTISSERERQEIETYQNALFKKLNSLPQVLHVPEQKDIHRWYQMADMFIFPSTQEGFPNALLEAMSTGLPCLTRRFMGFPEGQLGERQGVIQVVGAEPPSWSQAISALLHDEPTRRRMGCAARELIVRDHALQKTLDEYASLYHLLSRLGDVA; encoded by the coding sequence ATGAGTGACGAAGTCCAGATATGCCAGATTTTTCCGCATTACGCTCCTGTTCTGGCCGGCGCGGCTGAGCGTTTCCGTCGCTATGCGCCTGGGCTTCATGCGCGTGGCGTTAAGACTTCCGTGATTACCTCACGTAGTGATCCCTCGCTGCCTCTGGAGGAAACGTTGGAGGGGCTCGTTAGTGTTTCCCGCATGGAGGTGGGGCTTGATGCGCGGGCGCGCGATCAGCGTCTGTTCCGAGCTGCAGCAGCTCATCTCCAGAGGCAGGGCATGGCAGGGGCGCAGGTGGTGCAGACCATCAAAATAGACCGTCGTCTTTTTCGCAGTCTGCTCTCGATTAAACGCCAAGGCCGGGCGCTCATGTTTGTCTCCACCATGGTGGAGCCCGAGACCTGGGGGCGTACGGCATTGCATCGTTGGGCCAATCTCCAGTTGCAAATTCTATCGCAGCGCCTTTTCGATGCAGTTGTCGTCGGCTCACCCGTGATGGCAGCGGCACAACGCCGCATGGGGGTTGGCGAATGCCGACTGCACATCATCTCTCATGGTGTGGACACCCACCGCTTTCAGCCTGCGGAACCTGACCAACCGCTGCCCGCCTTGGTTGAAAAAGTGCTGCCTGCCGGCGCGAAAGTCTGCCTCTATGTGGGGCATTTGATCCCGCGCAAAGGCGTTCTCACGCTATTAGAGGCCTGGCCCGAAGTGGCCATGCGCCATCCTGATGCCTGGCTCGTCCTCGTCGGCGCACTACAGCGCCCCACAATTTCTTCTGAACGGGAACGGCAGGAAATAGAGACTTATCAAAACGCTTTGTTCAAGAAATTGAATTCTCTGCCACAGGTGCTTCACGTGCCCGAGCAGAAAGATATTCACCGCTGGTATCAAATGGCGGATATGTTTATCTTTCCTTCCACACAAGAAGGCTTTCCCAATGCCCTGTTGGAGGCCATGAGCACAGGCCTGCCCTGTCTCACCCGCCGCTTCATGGGCTTTCCAGAAGGTCAGCTCGGTGAGCGGCAGGGGGTGATACAAGTGGTAGGCGCAGAGCCCCCTTCATGGTCCCAGGCCATTTCTGCGCTATTGCATGATGAACCGACGAGGCGCCGGATGGGATGCGCTGCACGCGAGCTCATTGTGCGGGACCACGCGTTGCAAAAAACACTGGACGAGTATGCCAGCCTGTATCATTTACTTTCCCGCTTGGGCGATGTCGCATGA
- a CDS encoding glycosyltransferase, whose translation MNSEKLSVLIPVLNGAQFIEEALASLQQQTNSNFEVLVWDNGSTDGTLEILDRWLPARLPGRVFRSEPLSLGLSLARLVEVANTEFCARMDADDICHPERFERQLAFLRQHPNLALVGTDRVCIDMSGNIMEGWSVLPFTPTEVLHATLVGPRIWHPTVIFKRSAVLQVGNYQDHSTAEEPYWSEDYDLWMRLLTHHLAATMPERLLHYRINPEGVTQKAMREKRAALARRRVWERHAAAFTDLPTPTAMQLHDRASSFALPALWRMARHFQRLDGMPPIARLRHPSFMAAMDKLVARKDLAARIWLKACRALQPVPANAPSTP comes from the coding sequence ATGAATTCTGAAAAACTCAGCGTGTTGATTCCAGTGCTCAATGGGGCACAGTTTATCGAAGAAGCCTTGGCCTCGCTCCAGCAGCAGACGAACAGCAATTTCGAGGTGCTCGTTTGGGACAATGGCTCCACTGATGGCACGCTGGAGATTCTTGACCGCTGGTTGCCTGCACGTCTCCCTGGGCGTGTGTTTCGCAGTGAACCGCTTTCATTGGGGCTCTCCCTGGCGCGTCTTGTCGAGGTCGCAAATACAGAATTTTGCGCCCGCATGGATGCGGACGACATTTGCCATCCTGAGAGGTTTGAGCGACAGCTTGCCTTCCTTCGTCAGCATCCCAACCTCGCCCTCGTCGGAACAGACCGCGTTTGCATCGACATGTCTGGCAACATTATGGAGGGATGGTCAGTGCTCCCCTTCACGCCCACAGAGGTGCTCCATGCCACATTGGTGGGACCGCGCATCTGGCATCCAACCGTGATTTTCAAACGCAGTGCCGTTCTTCAAGTCGGCAATTATCAGGATCATAGCACAGCGGAGGAGCCTTACTGGTCTGAGGACTACGACCTGTGGATGCGCCTGCTGACTCATCATCTGGCCGCGACCATGCCGGAGCGCTTGCTGCACTACCGCATCAACCCTGAAGGGGTAACGCAGAAGGCCATGCGTGAAAAGCGCGCCGCCCTTGCGCGGCGCCGGGTTTGGGAGCGCCACGCCGCCGCTTTCACCGACCTGCCAACGCCAACGGCCATGCAATTGCATGACCGGGCGAGCAGCTTCGCCCTGCCTGCGCTCTGGCGCATGGCACGTCACTTTCAGCGTTTGGATGGCATGCCGCCCATCGCCCGCCTGCGTCACCCCTCGTTCATGGCTGCCATGGATAAGTTAGTTGCCCGCAAAGATCTGGCGGCGCGCATCTGGCTCAAGGCCTGCCGTGCTCTGCAGCCAGTTCCAGCAAACGCTCCGTCCACACCTTGA
- a CDS encoding glycosyltransferase family 4 protein, with translation MKFIFISANQGGGGSEELWVQTAGRLQSKGHAVMALTEWKAGAQRRLQQLESFGVPHRPLDLTGRRAVISKILERMTGGMPRRLRRLQALLKLEQPDLIIFNSGTLVDGIPLLEVIHEGRHPCVVVTHLVSTDNWPDDTLAERIHRTYSQALEACFVSEHNRELFVRQTGRRLPNARIVRNPFLVSVAAIPMPQLGPEMPVKLALPARLHPKTKGHDMLFEALARPEWRERKIQVSLLGNGGCERTLRALCQELQIADKVVFSGHVDDMNAVWREHHALLLPSRHEGLPIALIEAMWAGRAVIATPAGGIPEMIQPGSSGFLATGCDTEALHEVMDRAWSNRDHWEAMGAAGRRLVQERIPADPVKVWTERLLELAAEHGRP, from the coding sequence ATGAAATTTATTTTTATAAGCGCCAATCAAGGCGGTGGCGGCAGCGAGGAGCTTTGGGTGCAAACTGCTGGCCGGCTGCAAAGCAAGGGGCATGCAGTCATGGCTTTGACGGAGTGGAAGGCGGGAGCTCAGCGGCGTCTGCAGCAACTTGAGAGTTTCGGAGTTCCCCACCGCCCGCTGGACCTCACAGGCAGGCGAGCCGTGATTAGTAAAATTTTGGAACGCATGACTGGCGGCATGCCGAGACGTCTACGCCGCCTGCAAGCCTTACTGAAGCTGGAGCAGCCAGACCTGATTATCTTCAACTCTGGAACTCTGGTGGATGGCATCCCACTGCTGGAGGTCATTCATGAAGGCCGGCATCCCTGTGTGGTGGTGACACATCTGGTGTCTACGGACAATTGGCCGGACGACACGCTGGCGGAAAGGATTCACCGCACTTACAGCCAAGCTCTGGAGGCCTGTTTTGTGTCGGAACACAACCGGGAGCTGTTTGTTCGGCAAACGGGACGCCGGCTCCCGAATGCCCGCATCGTGCGGAACCCCTTTCTGGTGAGCGTTGCGGCCATCCCGATGCCGCAGCTTGGCCCAGAAATGCCTGTGAAATTGGCGCTGCCGGCGCGGCTTCACCCCAAAACGAAGGGGCATGACATGCTGTTCGAAGCACTAGCCCGCCCTGAGTGGCGGGAGCGGAAGATCCAAGTCTCCCTTCTAGGCAACGGCGGCTGTGAACGCACGCTGCGTGCCCTTTGTCAGGAGTTACAGATCGCGGACAAAGTGGTGTTCTCTGGTCATGTGGATGACATGAACGCGGTGTGGCGTGAACATCATGCCCTGCTGCTTCCGTCGCGACATGAGGGGTTGCCTATTGCACTGATCGAAGCCATGTGGGCAGGGCGGGCAGTCATTGCCACGCCTGCGGGCGGCATCCCGGAGATGATACAGCCGGGGAGTTCGGGATTTCTCGCCACCGGCTGTGATACCGAGGCGCTGCATGAGGTCATGGATCGTGCCTGGTCTAACCGCGATCACTGGGAAGCCATGGGGGCAGCTGGCCGCCGCTTGGTTCAGGAGCGCATACCTGCGGACCCGGTCAAGGTGTGGACGGAGCGTTTGCTGGAACTGGCTGCAGAGCACGGCAGGCCTTGA
- a CDS encoding endonuclease/exonuclease/phosphatase family protein produces MDSPLKQDVLADNLTVPVLIVARIGAVWHLLRGWLFRGTLLTVGCLLGLAMLIRYRAESNLLTIFLAFLPAWVLSLPLLATLFASLVFLCWRSALLSVSSAIIIVLWLGGFSFSLGQNTPTVRGPDTLSVMTYNRGQGSEAVLINCATAHQPDIAVFQDAGHRLGRIASLPCFAQHQYRYESGEYVLLSRWPVVEKEAIELDWPAGKTGFWRVGTRSVIDWNGRRIAVYNIHLPTPRDLLYWYARRGTFLYGLLGLVPGTPFHVRHQHYLSYWTARVRLADQLAARVRKESLPVVMMGDLNTPPVGCGYRALRSVLQDAHLAAGSGFGFTFPSNFKSIGRYFAPWIRIDHVLASAQWEIVSCPSPSKETSQHLPVAAQLNLNQKAIK; encoded by the coding sequence ATGGATTCACCTTTAAAACAGGACGTTCTGGCTGACAATCTTACGGTCCCCGTGCTCATAGTGGCCCGCATAGGTGCCGTCTGGCATTTGTTGCGTGGTTGGTTATTTAGGGGCACACTTCTCACCGTTGGTTGCTTGCTCGGCTTGGCTATGCTCATCCGTTATCGGGCGGAAAGTAATCTGCTGACCATCTTTCTCGCTTTTCTCCCGGCTTGGGTGCTGTCACTTCCCCTGCTGGCAACACTCTTCGCCAGTCTGGTTTTCCTCTGCTGGCGCTCCGCTCTGCTCTCGGTCTCTTCAGCCATTATCATCGTACTCTGGCTGGGGGGCTTCAGCTTCTCTCTCGGGCAGAACACCCCCACTGTACGCGGCCCGGATACCCTCTCGGTCATGACATATAACCGCGGCCAGGGTTCCGAAGCCGTTTTGATCAATTGTGCTACAGCACACCAGCCCGATATTGCTGTCTTTCAGGACGCTGGCCACCGACTTGGCCGCATTGCTTCACTGCCTTGCTTTGCCCAGCACCAATATCGGTATGAGAGTGGTGAGTATGTTTTGCTAAGCCGCTGGCCGGTGGTTGAAAAAGAAGCCATCGAGCTCGACTGGCCCGCTGGTAAAACAGGATTCTGGCGTGTTGGCACACGTTCTGTCATCGACTGGAACGGCCGACGTATCGCCGTCTACAACATTCATCTGCCCACCCCTAGAGACCTACTCTACTGGTATGCAAGGCGTGGCACCTTTCTTTATGGTCTGCTAGGTCTTGTCCCTGGAACTCCATTTCATGTGCGGCATCAGCACTACCTGTCCTACTGGACGGCACGAGTCAGGCTGGCAGATCAACTCGCCGCTCGAGTGCGCAAGGAGTCACTCCCTGTCGTTATGATGGGCGATCTTAACACCCCCCCAGTGGGGTGCGGATACCGTGCGTTGCGTTCCGTCCTGCAAGACGCACATCTAGCCGCTGGCAGCGGGTTTGGTTTCACATTCCCGAGCAATTTCAAATCCATTGGCAGGTATTTTGCTCCTTGGATACGCATTGATCACGTCCTTGCCTCGGCGCAATGGGAGATAGTCTCTTGTCCAAGCCCTTCGAAAGAAACCTCTCAACACCTGCCCGTAGCTGCTCAGCTAAATCTCAATCAAAAAGCTATAAAGTAA